From the Falsiruegeria litorea R37 genome, the window CCGGCTCGCACACTTTGTGCATTTTCGAGCAGTACTGTGAACCCGGGCTTGGTGCGCCGCTGCACCAACATGCCGTCGAAGAAGTCCTCGAGGTCATCTCCGGCACGGCAGAGATCTGGCTGAATGATGAGGTCATCCAGGCCAGCGCCAACATGTCGGTTCTGATCCCGGCGGGCAACATGCATGGGTTCCGTAATACAGGCGAGGAAACGCTGCACGTTCGCGCCACCTTGGCCAGCCCGGTGTTCGAAGCATCATACGCCGACGACCGCGAACAATCGCGCCGCTGGTCGCCCGCGGGCTAACGGCGTCCCGACTTTGGCCCCTCGGGCGTAATCATCGTCATCGACAGCGTGTGATCGGCGTTGCGCATCCGGTGACGCAACATGGTGCGGGTCAGGCGGGCCCGATCCCCCTGATAGTCCGGATGTTGTGCCAGATTC encodes:
- a CDS encoding cupin domain-containing protein, producing the protein MTHLTHDTQPTETWRPGVETRMRVSALTGSHTLCIFEQYCEPGLGAPLHQHAVEEVLEVISGTAEIWLNDEVIQASANMSVLIPAGNMHGFRNTGEETLHVRATLASPVFEASYADDREQSRRWSPAG